A window of the Electrophorus electricus isolate fEleEle1 chromosome 11, fEleEle1.pri, whole genome shotgun sequence genome harbors these coding sequences:
- the dync2li1 gene encoding cytoplasmic dynein 2 light intermediate chain 1 isoform X1: MPKMNAHTLWDLAAAEVRAEEEGTCGDEAEKDAHAGCERTVVFMGSKAGGKTTILLRFLDRDEAPKPTLALEYTFGRRARGHNTPKDIAHLWELGGGMSLADLVQIPITSPHVSDLSVVLVVDLSKPSALWGTVEKLLHAALSQVEKASALPQRPRESGRHHQQGQQSRGLRILPKEHPDRELISPFPVPLLLIGSKFDVFQDFESEKRKVICKTLRFLAHYYGASLIFTSSKSETTMSKARSFVSHLAFGTERGKSVSTDPSKPLVVPAGMDSLSQIGSPATVDVDIGTLHARNPLDLWKKVFERVFPPESTKEHAELKDPARDPQYKEPLIDSMRAQKDQELDQYKREQAKSWKGLEI; this comes from the exons ATGCCTAAAATGAA TGCCCATACGCTGTGGGATTTGGCTGCAGCGGAGGTCCGGGCCGAGGAAGAAGGAACCTGTGGTGATGAAGCTGAGAAAGATGCCCATGCTGGCTGCGAAAGAACTGTGGTTTTTATGGGCAGTAAAGCTGGG GGTAAAACCACAATATTGCTCAGATTTCTTGACAG AGATGAAGCGCCCAAACCGACGCTTGCTTTGGAGTACACGTTTGGTAGGCGAGCAAGGGGACACAATACG CCTAAAGACATAGCTCACCTGTGGGAACTGGGAGGCGGCATGTCATTAGCAGATCTAGTGCAGATACCCATCACCTCTCCCCATGTCAG TGATCTCTCTGTGGTACTTGTCGTGGACCTGTCTAAGCCCAGTGCTCTCTGGGGCACCGTGGAGAAGCTTCTCCATGCAGCCCTCAGCCAGGTGGAGAAAGCATCTGCCTTACCCCAGAGGCCCAGAGAGTCTGGACGACACCATCAGCAGGGCCAGCAAAGCAGAGGCTTGCGTATCCTCCCCAAGGAGCACCCA gACAGAGAACTCATCAGTCCCTTTCCTGTGCCTCTTCTGCTCATTGGTAGCAAGTTTGACGTCTTTCAG GACTTTGAGTcagagaagaggaaggtgaTTTGTAAGACCCTGCGTTTCTTGGCTCATTACTACGGGGCATCGTTGATC TTTACCAGCAGTAAATCAGAGACCACAATGTCTAAGGCAAGGAGCTTTGTCAGTCATCTTGCAtttggaacagagagagg AAAGTCTGTCTCTACAGACCCCAGCAAACCTCTTGTAGTTCCAGCAGGCATGGATTCTCTCAGTCAGATAG GATCACCTGCTACAGTTGATGTTGATATCGGGACCCTGCATGCTAGAAACCCACTGGACCTGTGGAAGAAAGTTTTCGAAAGGGTTTTCCCTCCAGAG AGCACTAAGGAGCATGCAGAGTTGAAGGATCCAGCCAGAGATCCCCAGTATAAGGAGCCCCTTATAGACTCAATGAGGGCACAGAAAGACCAG GAGCTGGATCAGTATAAGCGGGAACAGGCAAAGTCATGGAAAGGCTTGGAGATCTAG
- the dync2li1 gene encoding cytoplasmic dynein 2 light intermediate chain 1 isoform X2, which produces MIRNTMCFALGKTTILLRFLDRDEAPKPTLALEYTFGRRARGHNTPKDIAHLWELGGGMSLADLVQIPITSPHVSDLSVVLVVDLSKPSALWGTVEKLLHAALSQVEKASALPQRPRESGRHHQQGQQSRGLRILPKEHPDRELISPFPVPLLLIGSKFDVFQDFESEKRKVICKTLRFLAHYYGASLIFTSSKSETTMSKARSFVSHLAFGTERGKSVSTDPSKPLVVPAGMDSLSQIGSPATVDVDIGTLHARNPLDLWKKVFERVFPPESTKEHAELKDPARDPQYKEPLIDSMRAQKDQELDQYKREQAKSWKGLEI; this is translated from the exons ATGATTCGTAACACTATGTGTTTCGCTCTT GGTAAAACCACAATATTGCTCAGATTTCTTGACAG AGATGAAGCGCCCAAACCGACGCTTGCTTTGGAGTACACGTTTGGTAGGCGAGCAAGGGGACACAATACG CCTAAAGACATAGCTCACCTGTGGGAACTGGGAGGCGGCATGTCATTAGCAGATCTAGTGCAGATACCCATCACCTCTCCCCATGTCAG TGATCTCTCTGTGGTACTTGTCGTGGACCTGTCTAAGCCCAGTGCTCTCTGGGGCACCGTGGAGAAGCTTCTCCATGCAGCCCTCAGCCAGGTGGAGAAAGCATCTGCCTTACCCCAGAGGCCCAGAGAGTCTGGACGACACCATCAGCAGGGCCAGCAAAGCAGAGGCTTGCGTATCCTCCCCAAGGAGCACCCA gACAGAGAACTCATCAGTCCCTTTCCTGTGCCTCTTCTGCTCATTGGTAGCAAGTTTGACGTCTTTCAG GACTTTGAGTcagagaagaggaaggtgaTTTGTAAGACCCTGCGTTTCTTGGCTCATTACTACGGGGCATCGTTGATC TTTACCAGCAGTAAATCAGAGACCACAATGTCTAAGGCAAGGAGCTTTGTCAGTCATCTTGCAtttggaacagagagagg AAAGTCTGTCTCTACAGACCCCAGCAAACCTCTTGTAGTTCCAGCAGGCATGGATTCTCTCAGTCAGATAG GATCACCTGCTACAGTTGATGTTGATATCGGGACCCTGCATGCTAGAAACCCACTGGACCTGTGGAAGAAAGTTTTCGAAAGGGTTTTCCCTCCAGAG AGCACTAAGGAGCATGCAGAGTTGAAGGATCCAGCCAGAGATCCCCAGTATAAGGAGCCCCTTATAGACTCAATGAGGGCACAGAAAGACCAG GAGCTGGATCAGTATAAGCGGGAACAGGCAAAGTCATGGAAAGGCTTGGAGATCTAG
- the abcg5 gene encoding ATP-binding cassette sub-family G member 5, whose amino-acid sequence MRDSYSMQTGCLKNGKSESFKFVSEKRTSKQNPPLPAQRQPSCSLSVKKASYTVSEHVGPWWNLSSYRKKWTRQILNEVMLHVDSGQILGILGNSGSGKTTLLDAIAGRIGKSGTLTGEVFVNGRKIKQDQFQECFSYVLQSDNLLSYLTVEETLTFTAQLALRWHSAQAIRKKVDAVMAELSLSHVAHSVIGGRIFPGISGGERRRVSIASQLLQDPKVILLDEPTTGLDSMTANQIVVLLAELAKRDRIVIVTIHQPRSELFRIFSRIAIMSCGELVFCGQPEEMVDFFSICGYECPEYCNPFDIYVDLTSVDTRCSEREAATYRRMHDITSAYQSSAIYQSMVDRIEKSCQHPDKPVIPFKSKESPNCISKLGVLVRRTVRNLSRDRMGVLMRLSQNLIYGLFIAFFVINLDNDVTKGAVQDRIGIIYQCVGASPYTGMLNAVALFPALRAIADQESKDGLYQKWQILLAYIIHILPFSIVSVFVFTSFLYWTVGMNPDPWRFMCFTAVIMVPHITGELLTLVLLGVIQDPNMVNSGVALLNIAGIMVGSGFLRGTQQMPLVFQWLSYLTFQKYGCELLIVTEFYGLNFTCGMNAGFPEACLIKDGNLVIEQGYPGALSRYTQDFLLLYAFLPALILLGVISFKIRDYLVRR is encoded by the exons ATGAGGGACTCCTACTCCATGCAGACCGGATGcctgaaaaatggaaaaagtgaATCTTTCAAGTTTGTGTCTGAGAAGAGGACCAGCAAGCAGAACCCACCTTTGCCAGCCCAAAGGCAGCCGTCCTGCAGCCTTAGCGTGAAGAAAGCCTCCTACACAGTCAG TGAGCATGTAGGGCCCTGGTGGAACCTCAGCtcctacagaaaaaaatggacaCGGCAGATCCTGAACGAGGTGATGCTTCATGTGGACAGTGGCCAGATACTAGGCATCCTGGGGAACTCAG GCTCTGGGAAGACCACTCTGTTAGACGCTATCGCAGGACGGATTGGAAAAAGCGGCACTCTCACTGGTGAAGTGTTTGTGAACGGAAGGAAAATCAAGCAAGACCAGTTTCAGGAATGCTTCTCCTATGTGCTACAA AGTGACAATCTCCTGAGCTATCTGACAGTGGAGGAGACACTGACATTCACGGCTCAACTGGCCCTGAGGTGGCACTCTGCCCAAGCTATCCGCAAGAAG GTGGATGCCGTCATGGCGGAGCTGAGCCTAAGCCACGTGGCTCACAGCGTGATTGGCGGCCGAATTTTTCCCGGCAtctctggaggagagaggaggagggtgtCGATAGCGAGCCAACTGCTTCAGGACCCCA AGGTGATCCTCCTGGATGAGCCAACCACTGGCCTGGACAGTatgacagccaatcagattgtAGTGCTGCTGGCAGAGTTAGCCAAGAGGGACCGTATTGTCATAGTGACCATCCACCAACCACGCTCAGAACTATTCAGA ATCTTCAGCAGAATAGCCATTATGAGCTGTGGAGAGTTGGTGTTTTGTGGGCAGCCTGAAGAGATGGTGGATTTCTTCAGTATCTGTGGCTATGAGTGTCCAGAGTATTGCAACCCCTTTGATATCTATG TGGACCTCACCTCGGTGGACACACGctgtagtgagagagaggctgcCACCTATAGGCGAATGCATGATATAACCTCAGCGTATCAGAGCTCAGCGATCTATCAGAGCATGGTGGACAGGATTGAGAAGAGCTGTCAGCATCCTGACAAACCCGTGATTCCCTTCAAGAGCAAGGAATCCCCAAACTGTATTTCAAAACTGGGCGTCCTTGTTAG gagGACTGTGCGGAACTTGTCACGAGACAGGATGGGCGTTCTCATGCGTCTCTCTCAAAATCTCATCTATGGGCTCTTTATAGCCTTCTTTGTTATAAATCTAGACAATGATGTCACTAAGGGTGCAGTACAGGACCGAATTGGGATCATCTACCAGTGTGTGGGCGCTTCTCCGTACACTGGCATGCTCAATGCTGTGGCCCTGT TCCCTGCTCTGAGGGCTATAGCCGATCAGGAGAGCAAGGATGGGCTGTATCAGAAGTGGCAGATACTCTTGGCCTACATTATCCACATCCTCCCCTTCAGTATCGTCAGTGTATTTGTATTCACGTCTTTCCTCTACTG gacCGTGGGCATGAACCCTGATCCCTGGCGGTTCATGTGTTTTACAGCTGTGATCATGGTGCCCCACATCACGGGTGAGCTCCTGACACTAGTCCTTCTGGGGGTCATTCAAGACCCCAACATGGTTAACAGTGGAGTGGCCTTGCTCAACATAGCTGGGATCATGGTGGGCTCAGGCTTCCTCAG GGGCACTCAGCAGATGCCGTTGGTGTTCCAGTGGCTAAGTTACCTCACCTTCCAGAAGTATGGCTGTGAGCTCCTCATCGTCACTGAGTTCTATGGTTTGAACTTCACCTGTG GTATGAATGCTGGTTTCCCAGAAGCGTGTCTAATAAAGGATGGTAATCTTGTTATAGAGCAGGGCTACCCTGGAGCTCTCTCACGCTACACCCAGGACTTTCTCCTCCTGTACGCCTTCCTGCCTGCCCTCATACTGCTGGGGGTCATCAGCTTCAAGATACGAGATTACCTCGTCAGACGCTAA
- the abcg8 gene encoding ATP-binding cassette sub-family G member 8 yields MFCCVIQCTAVCCGIGTHSTSSLTLWLRTQDRNIRLVSSAEEDSSLYFTYSGGCNELEVRNLHYEVNTAAQIPWYERLSELKMPWEMAADKQTAIRDLSLRVHSGQMLAVIGSSGCGKTSLLDIITCRDEGGTKKSGEILINGKACTRSLVKKSIAHVRQDDRLLPHLTVRETLAFVARLRLPTHFSQAQRDQRVDDVIAELRLRQCANTRVGNSYVRGVSGGERRRVSIAVQLLWNPGILILDEPTSGLDSFTAHNLVITLYRLARGNRLVLLSVHQPRSDIFQLFDLVVLLSSGSAVYCGPAKDMVPYFTSLGHPCPRYCNPSDYYVDLISVDRRSPEKEAECLERVRVLSVQFAANVKNTDDFMWKWQDQDAPTPESLQEAPPVNKAETSIPLSKQEDRLPGRLHQFTTLARRQVFNDYRDLVTLLVHGLEALLMSLLVGFLYFGLAEQQLSMQDTVSLLYMMGALTPFAVVLDVIAKCHSERAMLYHELEDGLYSVTPYFFAKVLGELPEHCVFTLVYGLPIYWLAGLNAEPDRFLLNLLLVWLIVYCSRCMALFVAAALPTLQTSSFLGNSFFTVFYLTGGFVISLDNMWPVASWFSYISFMRWGFDGMLQVQFRGLTYQVQLGNLTINVDGIKVVEAMHMNQFPLFSCYLVLIAVILVFMFLYYMSLRFIKQKSTQDW; encoded by the exons atgttttgctgtgtaaTACAGTGCACTGCTGTATGTTGTGGAATTGGAACACACAGTACAAGCTCTTTAACTCTTTGGTTGCGCACGCAGGACAGAAACATCCGGTTGGTTTCCTCTGCTGAGGAAGACAGTAGCCTGTATTTTACCTACAGCGGGGGATGCAATGAGCTGGAGGTCAGAAATCTGCACTATGAG GTGAACACGGCAGCTCAGATCCCCTGGTATGAGAGATTGTCGGAGCTAAAGATGCCCTGGGAGATGGCCGCGGATAAGCAGACAGCCATCAGAGACCTGAGCCTACGAGTGCACAGCGGCCAAATGCTTGCCGTCATCGGCAGCTCAG GCTGTGGAAAGACCTCCCTGCTGGACATCATTACGTGTCGGGACGAAGGGGGCACCAAGAAATCCGGGGAGATCCTGATCAACGGCAAAGCCTGTACACGCTCGCTGGTGAAGAAGAGCATCGCTCACGTGCGGCAGGACGACCGCCTGCTCCCTCACCTGACTGTGCGCGAGACGCTTGCCTTCGTGGCCAGACTGCGCTTGCCGACCCACTTctcacaggcacagagagatcAAAGG GTGGACGACGTCATCGCCGAGCTGCGGCTGAGGCAGTGTGCCAACACGCGGGTGGGGAACAGCTACGTGCGGGGTGTGTCTGGGGGCGAGAGGAGGAGGGTCAGCATCGCTGTCCAGCTCCTCTGGAACCCAG GCATTCTCATCCTGGATGAGCCTACTTCAGGTCTGGACAGCTTCACCGCTCACAACCTGGTCATCACATTGTACCGCTTGGCCCGAGGGAACCGCCTGGTCCTGCTCTCCGTCCACCAGCCGCGCTCCGACATCTTCCAGCTCTTCGACCTGGTGGTGCTGCTCTCCTCCGGCTCGGCTGTGTACTGTGGCCCGGCCAAAGACATGGTGCCCTACTTCACCTCCCTGGGACACCCGTGCCCCCGCTACTGCAACCCCTCCGACTACTACG TGGACCTGATCAGCGTTGACCGGCGCAGCCCGGAGAAGGAGGCCGAGTGTCTAGAGCGGGTCAGGGTGCTGTCGGTCCAGTTCGCGGCGAACGTGAAGAACACGGATGACTTCATGTGGaagtggcaggaccaggacgCTCCGACGCCGGAGAGCCTTCAGGA AGCCCCTCCCGTAAACAAAGCCGAAACCAGCATCCCGTTGTCCAAACAGGAGGACCGCCTGCCTGGCCGGCTGCACCAGTTTACCACGTTGGCTAG GCGGCAGGTGTTCAACGACTACCGCGACCTGGTGACGTTGCTGGTGCACGGCCTGGAGGCACTGCTGATGTCCCTGCTCGTCGGCTTCCTTTACTTTGGCTTAGCAGAGCAGCAGCTGTCCATGCAAGACACTGTTTCCCTCCTCTACATGATGGGAGCTCTGACACCTTTTGCTGTGGTGCTGGACGTTATAGCCAAGT GTCACTCGGAGAGAGCCATGCTGTATCATGAGCTGGAGGACGGCTTGTATTCTGTCACTCCATACTTTTTTGCCAAG GTCCTGGGTGAACTACCGGAGCACTGCGTCTTCACGCTGGTCTACGGTCTGCCCATCTACTGGCTGGCGGGCCTGAATGCCGAGCCCGACCGCTTCCTGCTCAACCTGCTGCTGGTGTGGCTGATCGTGTACTGCAGCCGCTGCATGGCCCTGTTCGTGGCAGCCGCGCTGCCCACGCTGCAGACCTCGTCCTTCCTGGGCAACTCCTTCTTCACCGTCTTTTATCTGACCGGGGGCTTCGTCATAAGCCTGGACAACATGTGGCCGG tGGCCTCGTGGTTCTCCTACATCTCCTTCATGCGTTGGGGCTTCGACGGAATGCTTCAAGTTCAGTTCCGCGGCCTCACATATCAAG